In Paraburkholderia terrae, a genomic segment contains:
- a CDS encoding CHAT domain-containing protein translates to MMRKITLELLRHGPPHNQLLSPLTEYIALCENHSAVTLHVPFEHNQMLYRLRALSYQLGPEAREFQMGDTARVLGQLLGEIPGLTADLNRQRTGTGDGDTAEQVTHLRLIISASELALLPFELATAPNGFPGEGQALSLQTQQPICITRETRRVAQEYVRWPRKPRILFAFASPSDMETVPAEAHLLALREALTPWLALSDDYDDEKRLKVIGGRLSVLPNASAESLEDACAKNDYTHVHILAHGVQTNTPYDSRFGLAFHSDRHPDGVEAISGDRLATILRTPRHNQPGRFTRPAVVTLASCNAGNVGSVTGVGASIAHALHEAGVPLVIASQYPLSFGGSVVFVKDMYEGLLWGEDPRKLVVGMRRRLHSYFKDKHDWASIVTYASLPPNFDAQLVDARIQQSMDCISIALKMADRAMSAFLTSESQLPPVASSVENHARRDTLARAQQQVSEAKARLKLAIDEHPDQEARILELLASTEKREAQMLYHSTQQGKLDPSSKEGMQLISKLETSRNHYWSSYLKQRKSPSQLVQFLSLTLLLQYLDRLPRPLDQPEQDMTSIWLSAHVQSLNDADHGERSNRVWAYGTLTELYLIAEHIDGLPPAYHGESLTNKALEAARKLVSLAGSTSFEVFSTRRQIERYVYWFVPMVPGAYNIEALAKQLLNVLPACDEPDWDY, encoded by the coding sequence ATGATGCGCAAAATAACACTCGAATTGCTGCGTCACGGGCCGCCTCATAACCAGTTGCTGTCACCCCTTACCGAATACATCGCGCTGTGCGAAAACCATAGCGCCGTCACGTTGCACGTCCCGTTCGAACACAACCAGATGCTCTATCGGCTGCGCGCGTTGAGCTATCAGCTCGGGCCCGAAGCGCGTGAATTCCAGATGGGGGATACCGCACGTGTGCTGGGCCAGTTGCTTGGAGAGATTCCCGGCCTGACCGCCGATCTCAACCGGCAACGAACGGGCACAGGCGACGGCGACACTGCCGAGCAGGTCACGCACCTGCGACTGATCATTTCCGCGTCGGAACTCGCCCTGCTTCCCTTCGAACTGGCGACCGCTCCCAATGGCTTCCCCGGTGAGGGGCAAGCGCTTTCGCTGCAGACCCAGCAGCCCATCTGCATTACGCGGGAGACACGGCGGGTTGCTCAGGAATACGTTCGCTGGCCGCGCAAGCCACGCATTCTGTTCGCCTTCGCATCGCCATCCGACATGGAAACGGTACCTGCCGAAGCGCATCTGCTGGCGTTGCGCGAGGCGCTGACGCCTTGGCTCGCGCTCTCCGATGACTACGACGACGAAAAACGCCTGAAAGTCATCGGGGGCCGGCTTTCTGTGTTGCCGAACGCATCTGCCGAGAGCCTCGAAGATGCCTGCGCGAAAAATGACTATACGCATGTACACATTCTCGCGCACGGCGTTCAAACGAACACGCCCTATGACAGTCGCTTCGGTCTCGCATTTCATTCCGACCGGCATCCTGACGGCGTGGAAGCAATTTCCGGCGACCGTCTGGCGACCATCTTGCGCACACCGCGTCATAACCAGCCGGGCCGGTTCACACGCCCTGCCGTCGTGACGCTCGCAAGTTGTAACGCCGGCAACGTCGGCTCGGTGACGGGCGTTGGCGCAAGCATCGCCCACGCGCTGCACGAGGCCGGCGTCCCGCTCGTGATCGCGAGTCAGTATCCGCTGTCTTTCGGCGGCTCGGTGGTGTTCGTGAAGGACATGTACGAGGGCCTGCTGTGGGGAGAAGACCCGCGCAAGCTGGTTGTCGGCATGCGCAGACGGCTGCATTCGTACTTCAAGGACAAACACGACTGGGCGAGTATCGTCACGTATGCATCCCTGCCGCCTAATTTCGACGCACAGCTGGTCGACGCACGCATCCAGCAGTCGATGGACTGCATCTCGATTGCGCTGAAAATGGCCGACCGCGCGATGAGCGCTTTTCTGACTTCGGAATCGCAACTTCCGCCAGTTGCCTCCAGCGTCGAAAACCACGCGCGCCGCGACACGCTGGCCAGAGCACAACAGCAGGTGAGCGAGGCAAAGGCCCGCCTGAAACTGGCGATCGACGAACATCCCGATCAGGAAGCACGCATTCTCGAATTACTGGCAAGCACCGAAAAACGCGAAGCGCAGATGCTTTATCACTCTACGCAGCAAGGCAAACTCGATCCCAGCTCGAAAGAGGGCATGCAACTGATCAGCAAGCTCGAAACGTCGAGAAACCACTATTGGTCAAGCTACCTGAAGCAACGTAAAAGCCCGTCGCAACTGGTTCAATTTCTTTCGTTGACGCTTCTTCTGCAATATCTTGACCGCCTGCCAAGGCCACTCGATCAGCCCGAGCAGGATATGACATCGATCTGGTTGAGCGCGCACGTGCAATCGCTCAACGATGCGGATCATGGCGAGCGAAGCAATCGCGTGTGGGCTTATGGAACTCTGACGGAACTGTATCTGATCGCGGAACACATCGATGGCCTGCCACCCGCTTATCACGGAGAATCACTAACAAACAAGGCGCTTGAAGCGGCGCGCAAACTGGTCTCGCTAGCCGGCTCGACGTCGTTCGAAGTCTTCTCGACGAGGCGCCAGATTGAGCGCTATGTCTACTGGTTCGTGCCGATGGTCCCAGGTGCATACAACATAGAAGCGCTGGCGAAGCAATTACTCAATGTGCTGCCCGCCTGTGACGAACCGGATTGGGACTATTGA
- a CDS encoding metallophosphoesterase, which produces MPKVPPGRAVRNLLAPATRHLIMEKTAVQPIHHVDRLYVISDLHLGGPPGFQIFGSRNELAGLIRLLADRDPGDEVALVINGDFVDFLAEEDATYFDPHGAIQKLERIAKDDTFRAVFEAFPYFLGKERRRLIVNLGNHDLELALPWVRERLVQILTGEQSAAPGAHSRLYLVFDGAGVLCSVGGRSVLCLHGNEVDRWNPANFERIREIARDVQIGRAVEPWIPNAGSKMVIDVMNPVKREYPFVDLLKPEQAAVAPTLAACAPQLVGELDRAKKLAAVALTRLWAGVRKPDGMLGANPVEDGAAPSMIDATHAPVAAASRSRQAALQARELLLMADDRARHGFTATDLVAGAEGLQLDAFGALVKWSRKESTSEVLREALEDLDRDRSFDIGERDDTAVQLDAQVSPDIDVVIAGHTHLERAMRRRNGRGCYFNSGTWARLIRIKAEVRADPQQFAQVFAALKRGTMADLDKAQDLVIKSCTVVVVWRDAADSVKAELRHVKTIDDKTELDVDLPASCMEIR; this is translated from the coding sequence ATGCCGAAAGTGCCCCCCGGCCGCGCCGTGCGGAATCTGCTTGCCCCCGCAACCCGGCATCTGATCATGGAGAAGACTGCCGTGCAGCCGATCCACCACGTCGACAGGCTCTACGTCATTTCAGATCTCCATCTTGGGGGGCCGCCAGGATTCCAGATTTTCGGCTCGCGCAATGAGCTGGCGGGACTCATCCGGCTGCTTGCAGACCGGGATCCCGGCGATGAAGTGGCGCTCGTCATCAACGGAGATTTCGTCGATTTTCTCGCCGAAGAAGACGCGACTTATTTCGACCCGCACGGCGCCATCCAGAAGCTCGAACGTATCGCCAAGGACGACACTTTTCGTGCCGTCTTCGAGGCGTTTCCTTATTTTCTCGGCAAGGAACGGCGGCGGCTGATCGTCAATCTCGGCAATCACGATCTCGAACTGGCGTTGCCTTGGGTGCGCGAGCGCCTCGTGCAGATTCTGACGGGAGAGCAGTCGGCGGCGCCCGGCGCGCACTCGCGCCTGTATCTGGTTTTCGACGGCGCCGGTGTGCTGTGCAGCGTCGGTGGGCGCTCGGTTCTCTGTTTGCATGGCAACGAGGTCGATCGCTGGAATCCGGCGAACTTCGAAAGGATTCGCGAGATAGCACGCGATGTGCAGATCGGCCGGGCAGTCGAGCCGTGGATTCCGAATGCAGGCAGCAAGATGGTGATCGACGTGATGAATCCCGTGAAGCGCGAGTACCCCTTCGTCGATCTGCTGAAACCGGAACAGGCAGCTGTGGCGCCGACGCTCGCGGCATGCGCGCCGCAACTGGTCGGCGAGCTCGACCGGGCAAAGAAACTGGCGGCCGTCGCACTGACACGCTTATGGGCTGGCGTGCGCAAACCCGACGGAATGCTGGGCGCAAACCCGGTGGAAGACGGAGCGGCGCCATCCATGATCGACGCCACGCACGCGCCCGTCGCTGCGGCCTCGCGGTCGCGGCAGGCCGCGCTCCAGGCACGCGAGCTGTTGCTGATGGCCGATGACCGGGCGCGCCACGGCTTCACCGCGACAGACCTCGTTGCCGGCGCAGAGGGCCTCCAGCTCGACGCCTTCGGCGCGCTGGTCAAATGGTCTCGAAAGGAATCGACCAGCGAGGTCTTGCGCGAGGCGCTCGAAGACCTCGACCGCGATCGCAGCTTCGACATTGGCGAGCGTGACGACACCGCGGTGCAGCTCGATGCCCAAGTGTCTCCGGACATCGACGTGGTCATCGCCGGTCACACTCATCTGGAACGCGCAATGCGCCGGAGAAATGGACGCGGCTGTTATTTCAACAGCGGCACATGGGCGCGGTTGATTCGCATCAAGGCCGAGGTTCGTGCCGACCCGCAACAATTCGCGCAAGTCTTCGCGGCACTCAAACGCGGCACCATGGCTGATCTCGACAAAGCGCAGGATCTGGTCATCAAGTCCTGCACGGTCGTGGTCGTATGGCGAGATGCAGCGGACAGTGTCAAGGCGGAGCTTCGCCACGTAAAAACCATCGACGACAAAACAGAACTCGACGTGGACCTGCCGGCAAGCTGCATGGAGATTCGATGA
- a CDS encoding aldo/keto reductase family oxidoreductase: MPNFHSTDTFPLAGRPVRRMGYGAMQLAGPGVFGPPKDRDACLAVLREAVASGVNHIDTSDFYGPHVTNQIIREALHPYPDDLTIVTKLGAVRGDDGSWLSAREPEDLRRGVHDNLRNLGLDALDIVNIRVMGNIHSPAEGSIEEQVVALAQLQREGLVKHIGLSNVTATQIAEAQRIVPIVCVQNHYNLVQREDDALVDQLAAQGIAYVPFFPLGGFTPIQSTALSDLAHTLNATPMQVALAWLLHRSPNILLIPGTSSVAHLRENMQAAQLRLSDAVLAELDAIGRANGGH, from the coding sequence ATGCCGAACTTCCATTCCACCGACACCTTCCCGCTGGCTGGCCGCCCGGTTCGCCGCATGGGCTACGGCGCGATGCAACTGGCCGGCCCCGGCGTATTCGGACCGCCGAAGGACCGCGATGCGTGCCTCGCTGTGTTGCGCGAGGCCGTCGCTTCCGGCGTCAATCACATCGACACCAGCGACTTCTACGGTCCGCACGTCACCAACCAGATCATTCGCGAGGCGCTGCATCCTTATCCTGATGACCTGACCATCGTCACCAAACTGGGCGCCGTTCGCGGCGACGACGGTTCATGGCTTTCCGCGCGCGAGCCGGAGGACCTGCGGCGCGGCGTACACGACAATCTTCGCAACCTCGGCCTCGACGCGCTCGATATCGTGAACATTCGCGTGATGGGAAACATCCACAGCCCGGCGGAAGGATCGATCGAGGAGCAGGTCGTCGCACTCGCGCAATTGCAGCGCGAAGGGCTCGTGAAGCACATCGGCCTGAGCAACGTGACGGCCACGCAGATTGCAGAAGCGCAGCGCATCGTGCCGATCGTCTGCGTGCAGAATCACTACAACCTCGTGCAGCGCGAAGACGATGCGCTCGTCGATCAACTGGCCGCGCAAGGCATCGCGTATGTGCCGTTCTTTCCGCTCGGCGGCTTTACGCCGATTCAATCGACGGCGTTGTCGGACCTGGCGCATACGTTGAACGCGACACCGATGCAGGTCGCGCTCGCGTGGCTCTTGCATCGGTCGCCGAATATTCTGCTGATCCCCGGTACTTCGTCGGTCGCACATCTGCGCGAAAACATGCAGGCCGCGCAGCTGCGACTCAGTGATGCCGTGCTAGCCGAACTCGATGCGATTGGACGCGCTAACGGCGGCCACTAA